In a single window of the Gadus macrocephalus chromosome 6, ASM3116895v1 genome:
- the tesca gene encoding tescalcin a has protein sequence MGASQTRTEDVFQELSDKTGFSLEQIRILHKRFRQLSGDEDTISKENLEKIQALDKNPIRNQIIEAFFDKRNQNDGEVGSSREIGFQQFVKVMCHFKPPTLKMTTEDKEAMRREKLRFLFNMHDTDNDGTITLDEYRKVVEELLSKSGAIGLEAAKAIADAAMLEVASINVPHMEPHEFYEGITFEHFEQILKGLEMESRMNIRFLDVDTSTMHCGKSQ, from the exons ATGGGAGCGTCCCAGACCCGAACAGAGGACGTATTTCAGGAATTGTCAGACAAAACTGGAT TTTCTTTAGAGCAAATCCGAATCCTCCATAAGAGATTCAGGCAACTGAGTGGAGATGAGGACACGATAAG TAAAGAAAACCTGGAGAAAATCCAGGCACTTGACAAAAACCCCATCAGAAACCAGATCATAGAGGCCTTCTTCGACAAACG GAACCAGAATGACGGCGAGGTGGGCAGCTCCAGGGAGATCGGCTTCCAACAGTTTGTGAAGGTCATGTGTCACTTTAAACCCCCTACCCTGAAGATGACCACCGAGGACAAGGAGGCCATGAGGAGAGAGAAGCTTCGCT TCCTGTTCAACATGCATGATACAGACAACGATGGAACAATCACATTGGACGAATACAGAAAG GTGGTGGAAGAACTACTCTCCAAGAGTGGGGCCATTGGGCTGGAGGCCGCCAAGGCCATCGCCGACGCTGCCATGCTGGAGGTGGCGAGCATCAACGTGCCTCACATG GAACCCCATGAGTTTTATGAAGGAATTACTTTTGAGCATTTTGAACAG ATTCTGAAAGGTCTTGAGATGGAGTCCCGGATGAACATTCGCTTCCTCGATGTGGACACCTCAACGATGCATTGTGGTAAATCACAGTGA